One window of Micropterus dolomieu isolate WLL.071019.BEF.003 ecotype Adirondacks linkage group LG13, ASM2129224v1, whole genome shotgun sequence genomic DNA carries:
- the zgc:162472 gene encoding transcription factor TFIIIB component B'' homolog isoform X2, producing MFRRSRFSIRPNVGTAGRTPATTQDATSVNQEASENPQSVSESSTATAVTDNKSVVTPSEKPTAPGDGNDQNGEGTSSSAAVQRRKRFSIKPKVAPGRPSSLARTPKSPVKAVSETLVEVPCSELDKSTTSSQTGTTAAPQGLKSPRRRRPSEESKQPTEQPKPTLISSDNSGRLAVSPAEDSLEQIHLPADSGKQLEITSNSQVKEVPPRLPEKAPPSLPDKEHIEISEKAKTLVSSKSGLSLSPPAFSLSRLLNDPSDLQRLAKAQKLRELLRQEMHKEKKIKKTKARAKEFTLDPAKMTMRDLIRYLPVSNPMTSSLEDSAQENETVVPPSPGREVSPERAQELEVHPKIASPREEEEEEAEEEQEEALMVPQVKVAEDGSLIIDEESLTVEVQRAKGPNPAQERDPIFERGSTTTYSSFRKGTHSKPWSSEETDMFFLAVSMVGTDFSMICQLFPHRARSEIKNKFKKEERENAWRIDKAFRERRKLDIEYFSKLLDKIMEVQKNRKKLKSLAEKNSPKKHKRKAKGKAAKKLSDVEEENEEVENKIPDLEEEGEKENEDLCNEGGTPVSKPKKKRKRNNRQEALTEEPNDKKNKTGEKSNEQDDAYTPEDAEAALPEDRTNFDISDKTESMNSAKDTAIKPAKLSRGRAPKPVLPLGRKWGKKPPPPSTKAKDTAPDKGDESVSDEASKKQVDNDTSPLRQATKRSADDISSEEEDATVQPPRPTRYGRVPKPTKPLTYPAKESAHSSASETTPASPGVSAPRPKHKCTAKRGRLSKSQSSQESKKPKLVTLRASQSEYSDEENENQWDEEEMEEEQHPACSSSKDSIAPVFVPVSLRSPHPVISEVEETMEELDILANIPDVLGISQDALCPDASFELAQNDTEPCEHQLDLLVDVIDFLSSEHTEASEDESYNEAAQTLLTIGNLAHLSQSAQNQIATQDHISGTTSVSVKETSQHLEEEILSKPAAQEENSAVPHMAATPGHGVTETSETIATVELQNRTKDDGETSVLWTDSDMDPNPQLQSSPESSKKNSPKTRRGRVSKVKPKPNLDQASKTAQSKFQPETSTVRTAEESHTIAPQLSQATETAAKVSPKIADCSQQLLKDEIKLTKEPSSTQLEPILEQATRHSRSTSESKHDILMSNVGTTKSSYNLVTFDPVVTESHIGQGTNIDSAPVQESSDHLASCFTPAEDLPVSQKEESEETPTRQTRKSRFQKVKPKPNLTPTSRTVHSKPQTTKDTLDKDSNPTLNPKLHEKATVELEAEPTCTASPEKPSQSTGPASDLLPSLDLGSNLTPTEELYTRDIVQVESDAATSDHSASENRNFFDSKFESSVEQNRDARPTSTDEKTMSHAGTTESSCSNPLTSDSATGSQVGQDSNIESALVQESSDHPAPRVTPIEGLPVSQEEVMDIAPTRQTRKSRFQKVKPKPNLVRTSRTVHSKPQTTKDTLDKDSNPTLNPKLHEKATVELEAEPTCTASPEKPSQSTGPASDLLPSLDLGSNLTPTEELYTQDIVHVESDAATSDQSVLENQNFSYAQFESSVEQDTRNTRPTSTDEKPMSQAGTTESTCSNPLTSCSATGSQVGKDSNIESAPVQESSEHPAPCVTPVEEVLVSQKEGMDTASTCQTRRGRLQKVKPKLSQISRTVWSKPQTTKDPVTYMLVEKPSNPPSRPESTDNTITEGEAQPTCSSTPPEKPGQIKSTTTDSVSVPLLELDSTHKSTEEFHSTEAQKTNVGSALDLNSEGSEQNAPQRRQRFPKVKPNLGSSTRTTQAKLHLNYTSKPSEQYHMDTSSNVTSEQLSVDKNDAQTELKLAEKNSKHLTSTHCSLHSELLSSTNLGPSESLDSTNDERTSSDCITIATSWVAENQSMLTDSVLELRGSETPTFEEESIGDTMSNNDKVEAGPGSQWDCKQDLSIRVTATNTQLTDDPTAVSNVQSSEDGSTVSKMKSILPTYTQSKPDAKESTQQPRSENDSEVQSQDAVQQCSETTKTNQTSAQSDDNQSEKTDSSKSSRKAPQTRRGRLVKPKPNLAPSSRPPKPQQVRNTKKAGSDSGTHSEGVDASVSHKSVSELRPDFQQPVEGPIEQQSIQNPHPNDAASSIGCLTQAPDNSTQDASTSITGETQSLTIFPDLLSEQVPSDPDEPFFILSLTEIPVCSSGEVVDSVCEPFPYLPVTDTSIQQQSVLGESLAAAGHGSLSNVAVPVSMEESGETGLINVIDFGPDPAAYKSLMENPVDPHERTTVQSSEFPETVENIDESEIPPTTQRLMGTRRGAKLQVTSNTTTTMRASKTLAAKESIPVQANTTQDSELAGPSVQPKAINELITEPQKRSCEHIDIEKETLIDGKDHENSSSGAQTAQTRRTSSRNRKSEVLPAFPSETKKTAPSSDSPPGKASSKGRKVKTPRAAGKRSTQAPVASTYDVTPTPSPTLPQEETHLILPPTSPTQTEMDIKQTSEHSQLCSDPTYSTSQCTAEGSQVSDVVESSYIEEEEPTSVSQYFLSDIFTEVEEG from the exons atgtttcGTCGGTCAAGATTTAGTATTCGACCCAACGTCGGTACGGCAGGGAGAACACCAGCAACAACTCAGGATGCCACTTCAGTAAATCAGGAAGCCAGTGAGAACCCCCAAAGCGTCAGTGAGAGCAGCACTGCTACTGCTGTGACAGATAACAAGTCTGTTGTGACCCCATCAGAAAAACCTACTGCCCCAGG GGATGGTAATGACCAAAATGGGGAAGGCACCAGCtcctcagcagcagtccagagAAGGAAGCGGTTTTCTATCAAGCCCAAAGTGGCTCCAGGCCGCCCCTCCAGCCTTGCTCGGACACCAAAGTCACCGGTCAAGGCAGTCTCTGAAACTCTTGTTGAAGTCCCTTGCTCAGAACTTGACAAGTCAACAACGTCCAGCCAAACTGGGACTACAGCAGCCCCTCAGGGACTCAAGTCCCCAAGGCGACGGAGGCCTTCAGAAGAGAGCAAGCAGCCCACAGAGCAACCTAAACCCACCCTCATCTCATCTGACAATTCGGGACGTTTAGCTGTATCTCCAGCTGAAGACTCGCTAGAACAAATCCACCTGCCAGCAGACAGCGGCAAACAATTAGAAATCACGTCAAATAGTCAAGTTAAAGAAGTTCCCCCCAGACTACCAGAGAAAGCCCCCCCATCTTTACCAGACAAAGAACATATTGAGATATCAGAGAAAGCCAAGACTCTAGTGTCATCTAAGAGTGGGCTTTCACTGTCACCACCAGCGTTCTCCTTGAGCAGACTCCTGAATGACCCATCAGACTTACAGAGGCTTGCAAAGGCCCAAAAGCTCAGAGAGTTGCTCAGACAGGAGATGCACAAAGAGAAG AAAATCAAGAAAACAAAGGCACGTGCAAAAGAATTTACTTTAGATCCTGCAAAAATGACCATGAGGGACCTCATCCGTTATCTACCAGTGTCTAACCCCATGAC ATCTAGTTTAGAAGACTCTGCTCAAGAGAATGAGACGGTGGTCCCACCTTCTCCAGGAAGAGAAGT GTCACCAGAGAGAGCGCAGGAACTTGAAGTCCACCCTAAAATTGCAAGTccgagggaggaggaagaggaggaggcagaggaagaaCAGGAAGAAGCTCTCATGGTTCCTCAAGTCAAAGTAGCAGAGGATGGCTCACTGATCATTGACGAAGAGAG CCTGACAGTGGAAGTCCAGCGAGCAAAAGGGCCAAACCCAGCACAGGAACGAGACCCTATCTTTGAGCGTGGCTCTACTACAACTTACTCAAGCTTCAGGAAAGGGACCCATTCGAAACCCTGGTCCAGTGAAG agacagacatgttctTCCTGGCAGTTAGCATGGTGGGAACAGACTTTTCCATGATTTGTCAACTGTTTCCTCACAGAGCACGATCAGAGATAAAG AACAAATTCAAAAAAGAAGAGCGAGAGAATGCCTGGAGGATTGACAAAGCTTTCA GAGAGAGGCGCAAACTGGACATAGAGTATTTTTCTAAGCTGCTGGATAAGATTATGGAAGTTCAGAAAAATAGGAAGAAACTCAAGTCACTTGCAGAGAAGAACTCCCCCAAGAAGCACAAGAGAAAGGCAAAGG GCAAAGCTGCAAAGAAGCTGAGTGACGTGGAGGAGGAAAATGAGGAAGTGGAGAATAAAATTCCTGActtggaggaggagggagagaaagagaatgaggACCTCTGTAATGAGGGTGGAACACCTGTTTCTAAGCCTAAGAAGAAACGCAAAAGAAATAATAGACAGGAGGCCTTGACTGAGGAACCAaatgacaagaaaaacaaaacggGTGAAAAAAGCAATGAACAAG ATGACGCCTACACACCCGAAGACGCTGAAGCAGCACTTCCTGAAGACCGTACTAATTTCGACAT ATCTGATAAGACTGAGTCTATGAATTCAGCCAAGGACACCGCAATCAAGCCAGCTAAACTCTCACGAGGAAGAGCACCTAAGCCAGTACTGCCTTTGGGCCGGAAGTGGGGTAAAAAGCCTCCACCACCCTCTACAAAGGCCAAAGATACTGCGCCAGATAAAGGGGACGAGAGTGTGAGTGATGAAGCCTCTAAAAAGCAG GTAGATAATGATACATCACCATTAAGGCAAGCCACTAAGAGGTCAGCTGATGACATTTCTTCTGAAGAAGAGGATGCCACAGTTCAACCTCCAAGACCTACCAG GTATGGGAGAGTGCCCAAACCCACCAAGCCCTTGACTTACCCTGCCAAAGAGAGTGCACACTCCTCTGCATCTGAAACCACTCCTGCCTCACCAGGAGTTTCTGCTCCCAGGCctaaacacaaatgcacagcCAAGAGGGGAAGATTATCAAAGTCACAATCATCCCAAGAGTCCAAAAAGCCCAAACTAGTCACCCTCAGAGCTTCGCAGTCAGAATACAGTGATGAGGAGAATGAAAACCAGTGGGACGaagaagagatggaggaggagcagcaccCTGCATGTAGCTCCAGTAAGGACAGCATTGCCCCTGTTTTTGTGCCTGTCAGCCTGCGTTCCCCACATCCTGTAATATCAGAAGTGGAAGAGACTATGGAGGAG CTTGATATCTTGGCCAATATACCTGATGTGTTGGGCATCTCCCAAGATGCACTGTGCCCTGATGCCTCTTTTGAGCTGGCACAAAATGACACTGAACCATGTGAACATCAGTTGGACCTGCTGGTT GATGTTATAGACTTTCTTTCTTCAGAACACACAGAAG CATCTGAGGATGAGAGCTACAATGAGGCTGCTCAAACCCTGTTGACTATCGGCAACCTGGCTCACCTCTCTCAATCAGCACAGAATCAAATAGCCACACAAGATCACATATCCG gTACAACGTCAGTCAGTGTGAAAGAAACCAGCCAACACCTAGAAGAAGAGATTTTATCAAAGCCTGCTGCACAAGAGGAAAACAGTGCTGTTCCTCATATGGCTGCAACTCCTGGTCATGGAGTCACAGAAACATCCGAAACCATTGCCACTGTGGAgctacaaaacagaacaaaagacGATGGTGAAACTAGTGTCCTCTGGACAGATTCTGATATGGACCCTAACCCTCAACTGCAGTCAAGTCCAGAGAGCTCAAAGAAAAATTCTCCAAAAACCAGGAGAGGACGCGTTTCCAAGgtgaaaccaaaaccaaaccTAGACCAAGCCTCAAAGACTGCTCAGTCAAAATTCCAACCAGAGACATCAACAGTAAGGACAGCTGAAGAGAGCCACACAATTGCCCCTCAACTTTCTCAAGCCACTGAGACAGCTGCCAAAGTATCCCCTAAGATAGCAGATTGTAGTCAACAATTGTTAAAAGATGAAATCAAACTTACAAAAGAACCATCTAGCACCCAATTGGAACCCATTTTGGAACAGGCCACCAGACACTCAAGGTCAACATCTGAGTCCAAACATGACATACTGATGTCAAATGTTGGGACAACTAAGAGTAGTTATAACCTGGTGACATTTGACCCAGTGGTCACAGAATCGCATATTGGACAAGGGACTAATATAGACTCAGCCCCAGTCCAAGAGAGCAGCGACCATCTTGCTTCATGTTTTACACCTGCGGAAGATTTACCTGTCAGTCAGAAAGAAGAGAGTGAGGAAACACCAACTCGCCAGACCAGGAAGAGTCGATTCCAGAAAGTCAAACCCAAACCCAACCTAACACCGACATCAAGAACCGTACATTCCAAACCTCAAACTACAAAAGACACTTTAGATAAAGACTCCAACCCAACTCTAAACCCCAAATTACATGAAAAAGCAACAGTAGAGCTTGAAGCAGAACCAACTTGCACCGCCTCTCCTGAAAAACCAAGTCAAAGCACTGGTCCTGCCTCAGATCTCTTACCATCATTGGATTTAGGATCTAATCTTACACCCACAGAGGAACTATATACACGAGATATTGTTCAAGTAGAATCAGATGCAGCAACATCAGATCATAGTGCCTCAGAAAACCGGAACTTTTTTGATTCCAAGTTTGAATCTAGTGTGGAACAGAACAGAGATGCAAGGCCAACATCCACAGATGAAAAAACAATGTCCCATGCTGGTACAACTGAGAGTAGTTGTAGTAATCCACTGACATCCGACTCAGCCACAGGATCACAAGTTGGACAAGACTCAAACATAGAGTCAGCCCTTGTCCAAGAAAGTAGCGACCATCCTGCTCCACGTGTTACACCGATAGAAGGGttacctgtcagtcaggaagaaGTGATGGATATCGCACCAACTCGCCAGACCAGGAAGAGTCGATTCCAGAAAGTCAAACCCAAACCCAACCTAGTACGGACATCAAGAACCGTACATTCCAAACCTCAAACTACAAAAGACACTTTAGATAAAGACTCCAACCCAACTCTAAACCCCAAATTACATGAAAAAGCAACAGTAGAGCTTGAAGCAGAACCAACTTGCACCGCCTCTCCTGAAAAACCAAGTCAAAGCACTGGTCCTGCCTCAGATCTCTTACCATCATTGGATTTAGGCTCTAATCTTACACCCACAGAGGAACTATATACACAAGATATTGTTCATGTAGAATCAGATGCAGCAACATCAGATCAGAGTGTCTTGGAAAACCAGAACTTCTCTTATGCTCAATTTGAATCTAGTGTCGAACAGGACACCAGAAACACAAGGCCAACATCCACAGATGAAAAACCGATGTCCCAAGCTGGTACAACTGAGAGTACTTGTAGTAATCCACTTACATCTTGCTCAGCAACAGGATCACAAGTTGGAAAAGACTCAAACATAGAGTCAGCCCCTGTCCAAGAAAGCAGCGAACATCCTGCTCCATGTGTTACACCTGTAGAAGAGGTACTTGTCAGTCAGAAAGAAGGGATGGATACCGCATCTACTTGCCAGACTAGGAGAGGTCGATTACAAAAAGTCAAACCCAAGTTATCACAGATATCAAGAACTGTGTGGTCTAAACCTCAAACTACAAAAGACCCTGTTACATACATGCTTGTAGAGAAACCCTCAAATCCACcttccagacctgaatccactGACAACACAATAACAGAGGGAGAAGCACAGCCAACATGCAGTAGCACCCCTCCTGAAAAACCAGGCCAAATTAAAAGTACTACCACTGATTCAGTTTCGGTACCATTGTTGGAATTAGACTCAACTCACAAATCCACAGAGGAATTTCATTCAACTGAGGCCCAAAAGACAAATGTTGGTAGTGCACTAGACTTAAACTCAGAGGGCTCAGAACAAAATGCACCTCAAAGAAGGCAACGCTTTCCCAAGGTCAAACCCAATTTAGGATCATCCACTAGAACTACCCAAGCAAAACTTCACTTAAATTACACCAGTAAACCCTCAGAACAGTACCATATGGACACATCTTCAAATGTAACCTCAGAACAACTTTCTGTGGACAAGAACGATGCACAAACAGAACTGAAACTcgcagagaaaaacagcaagcACTTGACATCAACACATTGTTCATTACATTCAGAACTTCTCAGCTCAACAAATTTAGGACCCTCAGAGTCACTAGACAGCACAAATGATGAGCGTACTTCCTCTGATTGTATCACTATAGCAACATCCTGGGTTGCTGAGAATCAGTCTATGTTGACAGACTCAGTTCTTGAACTTAGGGGTAGTGAAACACCTACATTTGAAGAGGAATCCATAGGGGACACAATGTCAAATAATGACAAGGTGGAGGCTGGACCGGGTTCTCAATGGGACTGCAAACAGGACTTGTCCATTAGAGTTACAGCGACAAATACCCAACTAACAGATGATCCAACTGCAGTTTCAAATGTCCAGTCTTCAGAAGATGGTTCAACTGTGTCAAAAATGAAATCTATACTCCCTACTTACACACAGTCCAAACCAGATGCAAAAGAAAGCACTCAGCAGCCACGTTCAGAGAATGACTCAGAGGTTCAAAGTCAAGATGCAGTCCAACAATGTTCTGAAACCACTAAAACTAATCAAACATCTGCCCAAAG TGATGATAATCAGTCAGAGAAAACCGACTCTTCCAAGTCCTCAAGAAAAGCTCCTCAGACTCGTAGAGGCCGGCTAGTTAAACCCAAACCCAACCTGGCACCCAGCAGCCGACCTCCAAAACCCCAACAAGTCCGGAATACAAAAAAAGCAGGATCAG ATTCTGGTACTCACTCAGAAGGTGTGGATGCTTCGGTTTCCCACAAATCTGTGTCTGAGCTCCGACCTGACTTTCAACAACCAGTAGAGGGACCTATTGAACAACAAAGTATTCAAAATCCCCACCCAAATGATGCTGCGTCCTCTATTGGCTGTTTGACACAAGCACCTGACAATTCTACTCAG GATGCATCAACATCAATTACAGGAGAGACCCAAAGTCTCACAATATTTCCGGACT TGCTGTCGGAGCAGGTGCCTTCAGATCCAGATGAACCGtttttcatcctctctctgaCTGAGATCCCAGTCTGCTCATCAGGGGAGGTGGTGGACAGTGTGTGTGAACCCTTCCCTTATCTTCCTGTAACAGATACATCAATACAGCAACAGAG TGTTCTGGGAGAGAGTTTGGCAGCAGCTGGACATGGGTCTCTCTCTAATGTAGCTGTGCCTGTGTCCATGGAGGAAAGTGGTGAGACAGGCCTCATCAATGTAATAGATTTTGGGCCGGATCCAGCTGCATATAAA AGTTTGATGGAGAATCCAGTGGATCCACATG AGAGGACTACAGTTCAGTCATCCGAATTTCCAGAGACTGTAGAGAATATTGATGAGAGTGAAATTCCCCCTACAACGCAGAGACTAATGGGCACTAGAAGAGGAG CCAAACTGCAGGTTACGTCCAATACTACAACGACGATGCGAGCCAGCAAGACCCTTGCTGCAAAGGAGTCAATTCCAGTCCAAGCAAACACCACCCAGGACTCGGAGCTTGCTGGGCCTTCTGTGCAGCCAAAAGCCATTAATGAGCTCATCACTGAGCCCCAGAAAAGAAGTTGTGAGCATATAGACATTGAGAAGGAGACTCTAATAGATGGCAAAGACCATGAAAATAGCAGCTCAGGAGCACAAACTGCACAGACTAGGCGAACTAGTAGTAGGAATAG AAAATCCGAAGTCTTACCTGCTTTCCCTTCTGAGACAAAGAAGACTGCCCCTTCGAGCGATTCTCCACCTGGTAAAGCATCTTCCAAGGGCCGTAAGGTCAAAACTCCACGCGCAGCAGGGAAACGATCTACGCAAGCTCCTGTAGCGTCAACATATGATGTCACTCCCACACCCAGTCCAACACTGCCGCAAGAGGAAACCCACTTAATATTGCCTCCCACAtcaccaacacagacagaaatggACATCAAACAGACTTCTGAGCACAGCCAACTATGCTCAGATCCAACTTACAGCACTTCTCAATGTACAGCTGAG GGTTCCCAGGTAAGTGATGTTGTAGAGAGCAGCTATATAGAAGAGGAGGAGCCCACCAGTGTGTCTCAGTACTTCttaagtgacatttttacagaAGTGGAAGAAGGATAA